A window of the Haloquadratum walsbyi C23 genome harbors these coding sequences:
- a CDS encoding ABC transporter permease yields MKLNVELTPRSNIPTWMAYGTPVFTILAALIVSGFALFSLGVNPLVAYNIMFVQTLTTSFGITNTLVKAVPLIFAGLAVYLPLKARLWNIGAEGQLIIGAIVGTAVGLSVSLPIYALLPLMFITGGIAGAMWIAVPAWLRARYGINEIITTLLFVFIAQSLLNYVVRGPLQAAESNFPQSASLPTAATLPSIPIIGFPSGVLLAIVLVAVTYAIINYTRLGYEITFMGANDNAAEHAGMSKLKIYLIALMAGGAMAGFAGISEISGVEGRLRASFDPGYGFTAVPIALLGRNGAFRVLLAALFFAVLFIGGSSIETSLGVPSAITNVMEALIILFLITAEFFKNYSVGLSLDQTPTPSAPGDPEGDV; encoded by the coding sequence ATGAAATTGAATGTCGAATTAACCCCACGGTCAAACATTCCAACGTGGATGGCGTATGGGACTCCGGTATTCACAATACTGGCTGCGCTGATTGTAAGTGGATTTGCACTCTTCAGCTTAGGGGTTAATCCCTTGGTAGCTTACAATATCATGTTCGTCCAGACGCTGACTACCAGCTTTGGCATTACCAACACATTAGTGAAAGCCGTGCCATTGATTTTTGCTGGATTGGCAGTGTATCTACCGCTCAAAGCGAGACTATGGAATATTGGTGCAGAAGGACAACTTATAATCGGAGCCATTGTCGGTACGGCGGTTGGGTTGAGTGTCTCGCTTCCGATATATGCGCTACTACCGTTGATGTTTATTACCGGCGGAATCGCAGGTGCTATGTGGATTGCCGTCCCGGCGTGGCTACGGGCAAGATATGGTATCAACGAAATCATAACCACGCTATTATTCGTTTTTATTGCGCAGTCGCTATTGAATTATGTCGTTCGTGGACCACTACAGGCAGCTGAATCAAATTTTCCACAGTCGGCATCGCTTCCGACTGCAGCGACACTTCCGTCTATCCCTATAATTGGATTTCCGTCTGGAGTTCTGTTGGCGATAGTCCTCGTTGCAGTCACATATGCTATTATAAATTATACGCGACTTGGATATGAAATCACGTTCATGGGTGCAAACGACAACGCAGCCGAGCATGCTGGGATGAGCAAGCTAAAGATATATCTCATTGCACTCATGGCTGGCGGTGCGATGGCTGGATTCGCTGGTATTAGTGAAATATCCGGTGTCGAGGGTCGATTGCGGGCATCGTTTGATCCTGGATATGGATTTACTGCAGTTCCAATTGCGCTACTTGGTCGTAACGGCGCGTTCAGAGTGTTACTCGCAGCGTTGTTTTTTGCTGTTTTGTTCATTGGTGGATCCAGCATTGAGACAAGCCTCGGCGTCCCTTCGGCAATTACCAATGTTATGGAAGCATTGATTATATTATTCCTTATCACCGCAGAATTTTTCAAGAATTATAGTGTGGGACTATCACTCGACCAGACACCAACTCCAAGTGCACCCGGTGACCCGGAAGGTGATGTGTGA
- a CDS encoding ABC transporter permease, producing the protein MSGFVTGLANATVNASTVLILAGLGELISERSGVLNLGVEGMMLVGALSGFVVTSITGSPWLGLCIGILAGGAMALLHAFLCVSLNSDQAVSGIMLTLLGVGLTTYFGNPWTGDSVSGFSEVTLPIIGSFLVEIPIIGSALFNSTPTDYIALLLIPVVWLFLYKTNIGLEMISVGEDPETADTMGIDVFKMRYLAVIIGGLFAGAAGAHLSLAFNQIWSSGMTAGNGWIAVALVIFARWEPGRILVGAYLFGLLNAIQLYSQGLKFTLAPETALSGLLNPMIEFVMNPTIMSTYPYIVTLLVLVITVVRAENRQLAQPSALVQSYSREID; encoded by the coding sequence ATGTCGGGATTCGTAACCGGGTTGGCAAATGCAACGGTCAACGCGAGTACGGTACTCATTCTTGCAGGACTCGGGGAATTGATAAGTGAGCGATCAGGCGTGCTTAATCTCGGTGTTGAGGGGATGATGCTCGTCGGTGCGCTATCTGGTTTCGTTGTCACATCGATAACTGGAAGTCCGTGGCTCGGTCTGTGCATTGGGATTCTCGCTGGCGGTGCAATGGCATTGCTACACGCGTTTTTATGTGTCTCACTTAATTCTGACCAGGCTGTAAGTGGGATTATGCTTACACTTCTTGGTGTTGGCTTGACAACATACTTCGGAAATCCCTGGACAGGTGACTCTGTTTCAGGATTTTCCGAAGTGACTCTGCCAATCATTGGATCATTCCTGGTTGAGATTCCGATAATCGGTTCAGCGCTATTCAACAGCACGCCTACAGACTACATCGCGCTATTATTGATCCCAGTTGTCTGGCTGTTTCTTTATAAGACGAATATTGGACTTGAAATGATATCTGTTGGTGAAGACCCAGAGACAGCAGACACAATGGGTATTGACGTGTTTAAAATGCGATATTTGGCTGTGATTATTGGAGGATTATTCGCTGGTGCTGCAGGTGCGCATCTCTCGCTTGCGTTCAATCAAATCTGGTCATCAGGCATGACTGCTGGAAACGGTTGGATTGCTGTGGCTTTGGTTATTTTCGCGCGGTGGGAACCGGGACGAATACTTGTTGGCGCATACTTGTTTGGGCTATTAAATGCGATTCAGTTGTACTCTCAAGGTCTGAAATTCACCCTCGCGCCAGAAACAGCGCTCTCTGGCTTGCTTAACCCAATGATCGAGTTTGTCATGAATCCAACTATCATGTCAACGTACCCGTATATAGTTACACTGCTCGTGTTGGTCATTACCGTTGTTCGAGCAGAGAACCGTCAACTCGCGCAGCCTTCAGCCCTGGTTCAGTCTTACAGTCGGGAGATTGATTAA
- a CDS encoding BMP family ABC transporter substrate-binding protein, with translation MSKKPITRRAALKAAGTVGIAGLAGCSGTSSSGDNSSSDSTDSLTAAFLYESEVGEVGWDRAHEDARQAVDDEFDWLDTRFSEAVDSSDVKRVMEEYITGGADVIFGTTFGFMDPIAELSPEYPDTVFEHCSGFKTTDNMGRYYGRLYQARYLCGVAAGLLTESNQLGYVGAFPIPELVRQINAFVLGARSVNPDVTAGVRWTNAWLDPPTVTQAVNTLINDGADVINNHQTSTAAVQTAAENDAYAFTYTTSMADAGGEFYGSSAIFNWEEFYKPTLQSVYDDEWESDAYWKGLESGVIDIDDFGPQVSDDIVSEVETQKQEIINGERSVWEGSQFEGESDEFLFSQMGSYVEGIEGEVPSS, from the coding sequence ATGAGTAAAAAGCCGATCACACGACGAGCAGCATTAAAAGCGGCAGGAACGGTAGGTATAGCCGGGTTAGCTGGCTGTAGTGGTACTAGTAGTAGTGGTGATAATAGTAGTAGTGACTCCACAGATAGTTTGACTGCAGCATTCCTGTATGAGTCTGAGGTTGGTGAAGTCGGTTGGGACCGAGCGCATGAGGATGCCCGACAAGCTGTTGATGACGAATTCGACTGGCTGGATACTCGATTCTCTGAAGCGGTTGATTCCAGTGATGTTAAACGCGTCATGGAAGAGTACATCACCGGTGGAGCAGACGTGATTTTTGGGACAACATTTGGCTTTATGGATCCAATAGCCGAACTATCACCGGAATACCCAGACACGGTTTTTGAGCACTGTTCAGGATTCAAAACAACGGATAATATGGGTCGATACTATGGTCGATTGTATCAAGCACGATATCTCTGTGGTGTTGCTGCCGGGCTGCTAACCGAGTCGAACCAGTTGGGGTATGTCGGTGCGTTCCCGATTCCCGAATTGGTCCGTCAGATCAATGCCTTCGTGCTCGGTGCGCGAAGTGTTAATCCAGATGTGACTGCAGGTGTTCGATGGACAAACGCATGGTTAGATCCGCCAACTGTCACGCAGGCTGTAAATACGCTTATCAATGACGGCGCTGATGTTATCAACAATCATCAAACCTCAACCGCAGCTGTGCAGACCGCCGCCGAGAACGACGCCTACGCGTTCACATACACAACGTCAATGGCTGACGCTGGTGGCGAATTTTATGGTAGCTCGGCTATCTTTAATTGGGAAGAATTCTACAAGCCTACGCTACAGTCAGTATATGACGACGAGTGGGAGTCTGATGCGTACTGGAAGGGACTTGAGTCAGGCGTGATCGATATTGATGACTTCGGTCCGCAGGTTAGTGATGATATTGTCAGTGAAGTCGAAACACAAAAACAAGAAATTATTAACGGTGAGCGCAGCGTCTGGGAGGGAAGCCAGTTCGAAGGTGAATCTGATGAATTCCTCTTCAGCCAGATGGGCAGCTATGTTGAGGGTATCGAAGGAGAAGTGCCAAGTTCTTGA
- a CDS encoding (2Fe-2S)-binding protein, giving the protein MSSEKVDVNLTVNGESHSVSVEPRELLAQTLRERLDYTSINIGCESTLCGACTIHVDGKAIKSCTRLTVQEDGSEIRTVQTLSNDGVLGDLQTAFSEEHALQCGYCTPGILMTVDEYLDNNPDPSRDEIRSEALQGNLCRCTGYENIVDAIDVASDALEE; this is encoded by the coding sequence ATGAGCTCGGAAAAAGTGGACGTCAATTTGACAGTGAATGGTGAGTCTCATTCTGTCTCCGTCGAGCCAAGAGAACTGTTAGCACAGACGCTCCGCGAGCGACTCGATTATACCAGTATCAATATTGGCTGTGAGTCAACGCTTTGTGGTGCGTGCACGATCCACGTAGATGGGAAAGCAATAAAATCATGTACAAGATTAACCGTTCAAGAAGACGGCTCCGAGATTCGAACGGTTCAAACATTATCTAATGATGGGGTTCTTGGAGATCTTCAGACAGCCTTCTCAGAAGAACACGCCCTGCAGTGTGGCTACTGCACCCCAGGAATACTCATGACTGTTGATGAATATCTTGATAATAATCCCGACCCCTCACGAGACGAGATTCGGAGTGAGGCTCTACAGGGGAATCTTTGCCGCTGTACCGGGTATGAGAATATTGTTGATGCGATTGATGTCGCGTCTGACGCATTGGAGGAGTAG
- a CDS encoding xanthine dehydrogenase family protein molybdopterin-binding subunit — MATDSGIGSDVQRREDRRVLLGESKGTDDINVSDALHIQFIRSQKAHARFSIDAETAREMNDVVEVFTPEDIKQCETSTPLPFRLFAAPMPGLDYPDKALWQRCFADKKAHYHGEILGLVVAETQRIARDALEAIDITYDVLEPALTPTEALASDAPAIHEEVPDNIVFSAGQGDEASVAEMFEQASYTAELEKDPQRLSPSPLEPRSAIAAYDTASGHLDFTATTQIPHAYRRLMAQMLAYPEHHIDVTVPDMGGGFGARQHPYPADVLLGWCAIELEETVRWRATRTENQLVENDGRGYEGTWEIAMADDGDLLGVRADIRYDLGAWVAWGAASLAEAGNLLMTGLYDIPTAYSHVTGVVTNTARVDAYRGVSSVPMILMLERLVSKVAKQAHMDPAMVRKQNFVEPDQFPYQAPGGALYDSGDYERNFDLGLETIDYELLREKQERLREEDRYIGIGFACATEVAGLGPASHIDAPSWGYGSVQVHPTGDVTVYSGGSNHGQGHETSLAQVAADELNIPFDDVRVIENSTKEVNEGVGTFASRTAALSGGAVTKSCRKIISKGIEVAADELAVPAEMITYDDGEFTATTENGDIQSFSFDEMASKVHLGQNIPDDMEPGLAAETYYDPENCTWPFGTHIAVIEVNPTTGEFDFLDYVATEDCGVQINPTIVEGQLIGAIAQGVGQALYEDVEYGEDGTLLSDSFRTERVGSRGGYTLPKAEHMPEITIRSTETPSPHTPHGAKGMGEMGSIAAPGAILNAIEDAIEPFDPEPMTPPISSEKIWRAINTEGT; from the coding sequence ATGGCGACCGACAGTGGTATTGGTAGTGATGTACAGCGTAGAGAGGACAGGCGAGTTCTGCTTGGGGAATCAAAAGGAACAGATGACATCAATGTCTCGGATGCACTCCACATTCAGTTTATCCGCAGTCAAAAGGCTCATGCTCGATTTAGTATTGATGCTGAGACCGCACGCGAGATGAACGATGTCGTTGAGGTATTCACTCCTGAAGATATCAAGCAATGTGAGACATCGACACCACTCCCATTCAGATTGTTTGCCGCGCCGATGCCTGGTCTTGACTATCCTGATAAGGCGCTCTGGCAACGGTGTTTCGCCGATAAAAAAGCACATTATCACGGAGAGATCCTCGGTCTCGTCGTAGCGGAGACACAAAGAATCGCCCGCGATGCGCTTGAGGCGATAGATATCACATATGACGTTTTAGAACCGGCGCTGACGCCAACCGAAGCGCTTGCTAGTGACGCGCCAGCGATACACGAGGAAGTCCCAGATAATATTGTTTTTTCGGCTGGTCAGGGTGATGAGGCGTCGGTTGCGGAGATGTTCGAACAAGCAAGTTACACCGCTGAACTCGAAAAAGACCCACAGCGGCTTTCACCGAGTCCACTGGAACCACGATCGGCAATCGCTGCGTATGATACAGCATCAGGACATCTTGATTTCACGGCGACGACGCAAATCCCACATGCGTACCGGCGATTGATGGCACAGATGCTTGCTTATCCAGAACATCATATTGACGTGACAGTTCCTGATATGGGTGGGGGATTCGGCGCCCGTCAACATCCTTATCCCGCTGATGTGCTCCTTGGGTGGTGTGCTATCGAGTTAGAAGAGACGGTCAGATGGCGAGCAACCAGAACTGAAAATCAACTCGTCGAGAACGACGGTCGCGGTTATGAGGGAACGTGGGAAATCGCGATGGCTGATGATGGCGATCTCCTCGGGGTCCGGGCGGATATTCGATATGACCTTGGCGCGTGGGTTGCATGGGGGGCAGCCTCTCTTGCAGAGGCTGGCAATCTTCTCATGACCGGGTTGTACGATATCCCAACTGCATACTCTCACGTCACCGGTGTCGTGACCAACACAGCCCGTGTTGACGCATATCGTGGCGTTTCATCAGTGCCAATGATATTAATGCTTGAGCGACTGGTCAGCAAGGTTGCGAAACAGGCACATATGGATCCGGCAATGGTCCGAAAGCAAAACTTTGTTGAGCCTGATCAATTTCCATATCAAGCCCCAGGTGGCGCTCTTTATGATAGTGGTGATTATGAACGAAACTTCGACCTCGGGTTAGAGACTATTGATTATGAACTCCTCCGCGAGAAACAAGAACGTCTTCGAGAGGAAGACCGATATATTGGTATTGGATTCGCTTGTGCAACTGAGGTTGCTGGTCTTGGTCCGGCTAGTCACATTGACGCTCCGTCATGGGGATATGGTAGTGTGCAGGTACATCCAACAGGAGATGTGACTGTCTACTCTGGCGGCTCAAATCATGGACAGGGACACGAAACGTCCTTAGCACAAGTCGCCGCAGATGAGCTCAATATCCCATTCGATGATGTTCGTGTTATTGAAAACTCTACAAAAGAAGTAAATGAGGGAGTTGGGACATTCGCGAGTCGTACCGCGGCACTCAGTGGGGGTGCTGTGACCAAATCCTGCCGAAAAATCATCTCAAAAGGTATCGAAGTGGCTGCAGACGAACTTGCTGTCCCCGCTGAGATGATTACATATGACGATGGGGAGTTCACCGCTACCACTGAGAACGGTGATATACAGTCGTTCTCGTTCGATGAAATGGCGTCAAAGGTTCACTTAGGACAAAACATCCCTGATGATATGGAACCAGGGCTTGCGGCAGAAACATATTATGACCCTGAAAACTGCACATGGCCGTTTGGGACACACATTGCCGTCATCGAAGTCAATCCCACGACAGGTGAGTTCGATTTTCTCGACTACGTTGCGACTGAGGACTGTGGTGTTCAAATCAACCCAACCATCGTTGAGGGACAGCTCATCGGCGCAATTGCACAAGGGGTTGGACAGGCACTGTATGAGGATGTCGAGTATGGTGAGGACGGAACACTTCTGTCTGATTCCTTCCGTACAGAACGAGTCGGCTCTCGGGGCGGATACACGCTTCCGAAAGCAGAGCATATGCCTGAGATAACCATTCGTTCAACCGAAACACCCTCGCCGCATACGCCACATGGGGCAAAAGGCATGGGCGAAATGGGATCGATTGCGGCTCCTGGTGCCATATTGAATGCAATCGAAGACGCAATTGAGCCGTTCGACCCTGAACCGATGACACCGCCGATTAGTTCTGAAAAGATTTGGCGGGCAATCAACACGGAGGGCACATAG
- a CDS encoding FAD binding domain-containing protein, giving the protein MHAEPFEYTRADSVSHAIRLLEEIEDSQPLAGGQALIPLLKKRKIAPGTLIDISHLDELHGITRTDSGVRIGALSTHREITNSDLLARLVPVLPAAISKISGGIQVHNVATIGGNIARAHPAYDYPGALRASEARIHIAGPDGEQIVPAAEFFCGACKTCLGESQLVTAVEIDSWKQKRCGGYAKKKEPASGGSVIGIATDLLFEDADSSRVSEARIAANGFQTHAVRITAAEEALRGCIITPETIESTADAAGNDIDTDVILDNKKASADYRKALLGPYVRRSLEKAISN; this is encoded by the coding sequence ATGCATGCAGAGCCATTCGAGTATACTCGCGCCGATAGCGTCTCGCATGCTATCCGTCTGCTCGAGGAAATCGAGGATAGTCAGCCATTGGCTGGTGGGCAAGCACTAATTCCACTCTTGAAAAAGCGCAAAATCGCACCCGGGACGCTCATCGATATCAGTCATCTTGACGAACTGCATGGCATAACGCGGACAGACTCAGGAGTTCGAATCGGTGCGCTTAGTACGCACAGAGAAATAACAAATTCCGACTTGCTTGCTCGTCTTGTGCCTGTACTCCCAGCGGCGATCTCGAAGATTAGTGGCGGAATACAGGTCCACAATGTCGCAACCATTGGTGGTAATATCGCGCGTGCACACCCAGCATACGATTATCCCGGAGCGTTGCGTGCATCCGAGGCGCGCATCCACATTGCTGGTCCAGACGGCGAGCAGATAGTCCCAGCAGCGGAGTTCTTTTGCGGTGCCTGCAAGACGTGCCTTGGGGAGTCACAGCTTGTGACAGCCGTTGAAATCGATAGCTGGAAACAAAAACGCTGTGGAGGATATGCAAAAAAGAAAGAGCCTGCATCAGGTGGCTCGGTTATTGGGATTGCGACCGATCTTTTATTTGAGGATGCAGACAGCAGTCGCGTCAGTGAAGCTCGAATCGCAGCAAACGGATTCCAAACGCATGCTGTGCGGATTACCGCTGCTGAGGAGGCTCTCCGAGGTTGCATAATTACCCCGGAAACAATTGAATCAACAGCAGATGCTGCTGGCAATGACATAGATACCGACGTAATACTCGATAATAAAAAGGCATCTGCCGACTATCGGAAGGCTCTGCTTGGACCGTATGTCCGTCGCTCACTCGAAAAAGCAATCTCAAACTAG
- a CDS encoding uracil-xanthine permease family protein, translated as MGKEEVASDGGSSVVQYGIEDRPPLGEALPLGIQHVLAMFLGNVAPPLILAGAVGSVTGQTTFLVQMALIVAGVGTIIQAFPIGPVGARLPIVMGTSFAFLGPLIGIGNQFGIAAVFGAALVAAPVEIGMAFSLDRFRSYFPPLVTGIVVMLIGLTLIPTGMNYAAGASAGPSVESYGSLLNLGLAGLVLVVTVALNQFFSGFVRVISVFAGIAVGYVAALAVGVVDFSAVASAGWFTVPIPLKYGLTFEPSAILTVAFLYIITGVETIGDISGTVSAVGRDADEKEFRGGLMADGVMSIFGAIFNAMPNTSYSQNVGLVNFTGVASRYVAGIGGVVLLALGFVPKVGAVVSAMPDAVLGGGALILFAMIFSSGARIINQNVTLNQRNSTILALSMALGLGVAFRPEVLQQFPTEVQTLFGSALVTGGIAALVLNIILPGGSVGVGETEYSPGLRPDDEAPDAVADD; from the coding sequence ATGGGAAAAGAAGAAGTGGCTAGTGACGGGGGTAGTTCGGTCGTACAGTACGGCATTGAGGACCGCCCACCGTTAGGAGAGGCACTCCCACTTGGGATTCAACACGTCCTTGCAATGTTCTTAGGTAACGTTGCGCCACCATTGATTCTTGCGGGTGCAGTTGGTTCGGTTACCGGTCAAACGACCTTTCTCGTTCAGATGGCACTTATCGTCGCCGGAGTCGGAACAATCATCCAGGCATTCCCGATTGGTCCAGTCGGTGCACGATTACCCATTGTCATGGGGACGAGTTTTGCTTTTTTGGGACCGCTAATTGGAATTGGCAATCAGTTCGGTATCGCCGCGGTCTTCGGTGCTGCGTTGGTCGCAGCGCCGGTCGAAATAGGAATGGCGTTCTCACTCGATCGATTTCGAAGCTATTTCCCACCGCTGGTAACCGGTATCGTCGTGATGCTTATTGGGCTCACTCTGATCCCGACAGGAATGAACTACGCAGCCGGTGCCTCAGCAGGACCATCAGTCGAAAGCTATGGGTCATTACTCAATCTTGGGCTGGCAGGGCTTGTGCTCGTTGTAACAGTCGCACTCAACCAGTTTTTCAGTGGATTTGTCCGCGTCATCAGTGTCTTCGCCGGTATCGCCGTTGGGTACGTCGCAGCACTTGCCGTTGGAGTCGTTGATTTCTCTGCTGTTGCAAGCGCAGGATGGTTTACTGTGCCAATTCCATTGAAATATGGACTTACATTCGAACCAAGCGCGATACTCACCGTTGCGTTTCTTTATATCATTACTGGCGTCGAGACGATCGGAGATATCTCCGGGACAGTGTCAGCAGTTGGTCGTGATGCTGATGAGAAGGAATTCCGAGGCGGACTCATGGCTGATGGTGTGATGAGTATCTTCGGTGCGATATTCAATGCAATGCCAAATACATCATACTCCCAGAATGTCGGTCTCGTGAATTTTACCGGTGTTGCAAGTCGGTACGTAGCCGGTATCGGTGGCGTGGTTTTGTTAGCGCTTGGCTTCGTTCCAAAAGTCGGTGCCGTTGTTTCGGCGATGCCTGATGCGGTGCTTGGTGGTGGTGCTTTGATCTTGTTCGCAATGATATTTTCTTCTGGAGCACGCATCATCAACCAGAACGTGACACTCAATCAGCGAAATTCAACTATTCTCGCGCTCTCGATGGCACTTGGACTCGGTGTAGCGTTTCGACCTGAAGTGCTTCAGCAGTTCCCGACTGAGGTTCAGACACTGTTTGGCTCCGCTCTTGTCACTGGTGGCATCGCAGCACTGGTGTTGAATATCATTCTTCCCGGTGGCAGTGTTGGCGTCGGCGAAACTGAGTACTCACCCGGTCTCCGACCCGATGATGAGGCTCCAGACGCTGTAGCAGACGATTAA
- the uraD gene encoding 2-oxo-4-hydroxy-4-carboxy-5-ureidoimidazoline decarboxylase — translation MKHKSIEELNNSEKNEFVELLSDVYEESAWVAEQVHSKRPFSSVQALNDAMRDTVDSASRDTQLELLRAHPDLGEQTEMTDASETEQASAGLTDLSPAQYDTFQQLNNQYREKFGFPFIMAVKNKSPEAIQTTMEDRVEHERDQEFETALSQVHEIAKLRLQELFAP, via the coding sequence ATGAAACATAAAAGTATTGAGGAATTAAATAATTCTGAGAAAAATGAGTTTGTCGAACTGCTGAGTGATGTATATGAGGAATCTGCGTGGGTTGCAGAACAGGTTCACTCAAAGCGACCGTTTTCATCGGTCCAAGCGCTGAATGATGCGATGCGGGACACGGTTGACAGCGCATCCCGGGATACACAATTGGAACTGCTCAGGGCTCACCCTGACCTTGGTGAGCAGACCGAAATGACGGATGCTTCAGAGACCGAGCAGGCTTCTGCTGGGCTCACCGATCTAAGCCCAGCGCAGTACGATACGTTTCAGCAATTAAACAACCAGTATCGCGAGAAGTTCGGGTTTCCCTTCATCATGGCTGTTAAAAATAAGTCGCCCGAGGCGATACAGACCACAATGGAGGATCGAGTCGAACACGAGAGAGACCAGGAGTTTGAAACTGCACTCAGTCAGGTGCATGAAATCGCAAAGCTCCGTCTTCAGGAGTTATTCGCGCCGTAG
- the pucL gene encoding factor-independent urate hydroxylase translates to MISDENSSTDDRTMNYGKENVSVYRTYATPLKGVRTIPESTFDGRENILFGADIRMQVEGEDFLPSFSDGDNSMVVATDSMKNFIYHHMGEYDGATLEGLLEYIGSEILDTYSQMEAVTMSADQLPFDKTEVPDDGEFTPSELVFGVSDSPSGYAELRIDETNAGITITEHTSGVTGIELVKVKDNSFTGYVQDEYTTLPERENRTLYVGLDIFWTYDNAETALGSDPEAYVPAEQVSDIVQVVFDDMDVNSIQELIYQIGQRILKRFSQLNSVRFEANNRTWIGVRDDDLDDDGKVLREPPAPTGFQQFSMDRSDLERSEK, encoded by the coding sequence ATGATCAGCGACGAGAACTCCTCTACTGACGACCGGACAATGAACTACGGGAAAGAGAACGTCTCAGTCTACCGAACGTATGCAACACCACTGAAAGGTGTGCGCACAATACCGGAATCTACGTTTGACGGTCGAGAGAATATTCTATTTGGGGCAGATATCCGAATGCAGGTAGAAGGCGAGGACTTTCTGCCATCATTCAGTGACGGTGACAACAGCATGGTAGTGGCAACTGACTCGATGAAGAACTTCATCTATCATCATATGGGCGAGTATGACGGTGCGACTCTCGAGGGGTTGCTTGAATACATTGGGTCAGAAATACTTGATACATACTCACAGATGGAGGCTGTGACCATGTCAGCCGACCAACTCCCATTCGATAAAACGGAGGTTCCAGATGACGGAGAGTTCACTCCAAGTGAGTTGGTATTTGGCGTTTCAGATAGTCCATCAGGCTATGCTGAACTCCGTATTGATGAAACAAATGCCGGAATAACAATTACTGAACATACAAGCGGTGTCACCGGAATCGAACTGGTGAAGGTCAAAGATAATTCATTCACTGGATATGTTCAAGACGAGTATACAACGCTACCAGAACGAGAAAACCGCACATTGTATGTTGGTCTCGATATTTTCTGGACATACGACAACGCGGAGACCGCCCTTGGTTCGGATCCTGAAGCATACGTCCCAGCCGAGCAGGTGAGTGATATCGTTCAAGTTGTCTTTGATGACATGGATGTCAACTCGATTCAAGAACTGATCTATCAAATTGGACAACGAATCCTCAAACGGTTCTCCCAGCTCAATTCAGTGCGCTTTGAGGCCAACAATCGGACGTGGATTGGTGTGCGTGATGATGATCTTGATGACGATGGTAAGGTGCTCCGAGAACCACCCGCTCCAACCGGGTTTCAACAGTTCTCGATGGATCGAAGTGATCTTGAGAGGAGCGAAAAATGA
- the uraH gene encoding hydroxyisourate hydrolase, with product MSAGLTTHVLDTSREGPAEGVSVTLQRLEEDSETIASGITNDDGRLEEPLLGPEEIEPGTYELVFDVGTYYEEKPLGSTFLGEVPVRFTIDNADEHYHVPLLLSPGGYTTYRGS from the coding sequence ATGAGTGCTGGGCTGACAACACATGTCCTCGATACCAGTCGAGAGGGTCCCGCAGAAGGTGTTTCTGTGACGCTCCAACGGCTTGAGGAGGATTCCGAGACGATTGCATCAGGCATCACCAATGACGATGGACGACTTGAGGAACCATTATTAGGTCCCGAAGAGATTGAGCCTGGAACCTATGAACTCGTGTTTGATGTTGGGACGTATTATGAAGAGAAACCACTTGGAAGCACCTTCCTCGGAGAGGTCCCAGTCCGGTTCACAATCGATAACGCAGACGAACATTACCATGTTCCATTATTACTGTCACCGGGTGGATACACGACTTACCGAGGGAGCTAA